A stretch of DNA from Deltaproteobacteria bacterium:
CGGCACCACGAGGGCTGCGAGCAGCCCCAGGATGACGATGACGACCATGATCTCGATGAGGGTAAAGCCGGCGCGGTCGCGCAGACGGTACGTTTCCTTTTTCCCTTTTCGCATCGAGCGATCCTCCTTCTTACCGAACGATCTGTGAGATTTCCAGCAGCGGCAGCAGGACGGAGATGACTATGCCGGCGACCACCATTCCCATCAACAGGATGATGATGGGCTCCAGCAGCGAAAGGAGGCGGGAAAGCCTCGTCTCGATCTCTCCGTCGATGGCGTCCGCCATCTTCGACAGGATAAAGTCCAGTTTACCGCTCTCTTCGCCGACCGCGACCATCTGTACGAGCGTGGGCGGGATTTCGGCGTGGACCCTCAAGGCCTCGGAAAGGGGAGCCCCCTCAACCACGCGGTCCGCCGCCGCGGCTATCCGCTCCGAGATAACCATGTTCCCCACAACCGGCGCGACGATCCGCAAACCCTTGTCCACGGGGATTGCCCCTGCAACAAGCGTGGACAGGGTGCGGCAGAAGCGGGAAAGGGCCGAAAGGTGCGCGAGCCGCCCTATAAGGGGGAACCGCAGGATCAGGTTATCGCGGCGGCGCTTCCCCCGTTCGGTCGCGAGATGTCTCCTCGCCGCCAGTATCCCCGCAGCGGCCAGGATCAGCATGGCCCACCAGCCTGCGGAAAAAACGTCGGTGACGAAAATAAGGATGCGGGTCGGAAGGGGAAGCGCCCGGCCGAGGTGTGAGAACACCCCGACGATCTTCGGAACGACCACGGTCAGGAGGAATATGACCACCAGCGTGGCGACGACCGCCATGAGAATGGGGTAGGTGAGCGCCGCCCGCACACGGTTCTTCGTCTTCGCCATTCCCTCCAGGTGGTCCGCCAGCCGGGAGAGCGAAAGGGAAAGCATCCCGCTTTCCTCGCCCGCCCGCACCATGCTCGCATACAGCTCCGGGAACATGTCCGGATGCGCCTCGATCGCGCGGCCGAACGGCATTCCGCCGCGCACCGCCTCCTGCATCTCGACCACCACCCGGCGGCCTTCGGAGTCCTCCATCTGCGAGGATACGGATTGCAGGGCCGAGACCACGGGAACTCCCGCGCCCACAAGCGTGGCGAGCTGGCGGGTCAGCAGCGGCAGGAATTCCTGGCGCCCCAGCAGGGAAAACGTGGGGAACAGCTTCTCCTTCCCGGCGCTCTCCGCAAGCGTTACGGGATATGCCCCTTCGGCATGCAGCTTCCTTCGGGCGGCGGAAAGGTTGTCGGCGTCGACATTCCCTTTCCGCTCTTCTCCCGTTTTGGTGATTGCCGTGTAATTGTAGGTGGGCACGGGTAACCCTTAGTCTTCCTGGGTCACGCGAAGGACTTCCTCCGCGGAGGTGGTCCCGTCGCAGACCTTCTGCGCCCCCCCGGCGAGAATCGTCTTCATTCCGCGGGAAACGGCGAACGATTTGATTCCGTCCGCGTCGGCCCGCGTAAGTACCAGCGAGCGCACCTTTTCGTCCGCGGGGAGGACCTCGAAGATTCCGATCCGGCCGAGATACCCGGTATTCATGCAGCCCGGGCAACCCGCGGCGGTGTAAAAAGGCCCAGAGGGAGCGGCGGAGAGCCCCAATTTCCCCCACTGCGCCGGCGTCGGATCGTAGGGGACGCGGCAGGCGGGGCACAGCCTGCGGATGAGTCGCTGGGCGACGACCGCCGAGAGGGAGGAAGCGACCAGGAAGGGTTCGATTCCCATGTCGACGAGGCGCGTCACGGCGCTCGCGGAGTCGTTTGTGTGCAGCGTCGAGAGCACCAGGTGGCCGGTAAGCGACGCCTGTATGGCGATCTCGGCTGTTTCCGCGTCGCGGATTTCACCCACCATGATGATGTCGGGATCCTGCCGCAGGATGGAGCGCAAACCGTTGGCGAAGGTAAGCTGGATCTTCGGATTGACCTGTATCTGGCCGATCCCCTGGATCTGGTACTCGATCGGGTCTTCGATGGTGATGATGTTCTTCGTCCCCGAATCGAGACGGCGCAGCGCGGCGTAGAGGGTCGTGGTCTTCCCCGACCCGGTGGGGCCGGTCACCAGCACGATCCCGTTTGCGCGGGAAAGGAACCTCTCGAACTGCAAAAGGTCCTCCGGCGCCAGCCCGATGTCCTCGAGCCCCACCAGGATGCTCGAACGGTCGAGAAGCCGCAGGACCGCCCGCTCCCCGAAGGCGGTGGGTACGATCGATACGCGGATGTCGATCTCCTTCCCCCCGATCCGGATCTTGATCCGGCCGTCCTGGGGAAGACGGCGCTCCGCGATATCCAGCCCCGCCATGACCTTTATGCGCGACACGACAGGCGCGTGCCATTTCCGCGGAGCGGTCACCATCGGATAGAGGATGCCGTCGATGCGGTTGCGCACCGAAAGCTCCTTTTCGTAGGGTTCCACGTGGATGTCGCTCGATCGCTCCTTGATGGCCCGGAAGAGAAGGGAGTGGACGAACTTGATGACCGGCGCCTCGTCGGGCGTTTCCAACAGGTCCCGCGTTTCCTCGATCGCGGCCTCGACGTCCAGGTTCCACTCCCCGGAGAGCCCGTCGACAAGCTCCCTTTCCGGCGCGTGGATCTTCTCGTATGCGGCGTCGATTTTTTTGAGGATCGCGTCACCCGGGGCGGGAAGGACACGGATCGGTCCCACGAGGAACCTGACCTCGTCTATGGTCTCCGGGACGTCGGGCCTGCCCGACAGCAGGACCAGCGACCCGTCCGCGTCACGGCAAGGTAGCAGAAGGTGTTTCCTTGCGTAACCGATCGGGAGTTTCCCCAGGAGGTCGGTCTCCGGCGCGAGAGCGTCCAGGTCCTGGATCGCTTCCTGTCGAGGATTTCCGCTCAAGGATTCGCCAGGGCGCCGGGGCGGGGCATCTTCTGCTCCGTGAGCCCATCCTTCCGCTTTATGAATTCGTCCATCTGCGCCTGCTTCCTTTCGCCGATCTTCGCCATGTCCGTCGGCTCCTTGATGACGTGGGGCGTGAGGAAGATGAGCAGGTTCGTCTTGTTCCGCGCGACCGACTTGAACTTGAAAAGGTTCCCAAGGAGCGGGATGTCCCCGAGGAGCGGAACCTGGCTCTCGCTCACCGTGAGGGAGTCCTGCATCATCCCCCCCATCACCACGGTGTTCCCGTTCTTCACGAGAACGCTTGTCTTGGCCGACCTTTTCGTCGTCGTGGGACCTACCTGGTTGGCGTTCAGGAGCTGGGTTCCCAGGATGGCGGAGGATTCCTGGTAGATTTCGAGGTTCACGTACTCGCTCTCGTGGATGTGTGGCGTGAGACGTAGCGTTATGCCCACGTCCTTCCGTTCGATCGTGTTTATGGTGTTGGCGAGGTTGGTGCTGTCGCGTGACTGGCTCGTGATGAAAGGCACGTTCTGGCCTACGATGATCTCGGCCTCCTTGTTGTCCAGGGTAAGGAGGTGCGGAGAGGAAAGGACGTTGATGTTGTCGGACGTCTGTGCCGCCCGCAGGATGGCGGTGACGGCCGGAATCTGTGTCCCGTCCGGAAGCGTGACGTTGCCCAGGATGCCGCCCGCGATCAGCCCGGTGCCGCTGAAGACCAGCGGGTTGCCGGAGGCAAGCGCCGAGAACAATTCGTTGACGTTTCCCTGGAAATCGAAGTTCGTTCCCGAGAGCAGCGCGCCCTTGTTTGCCGCGCTGGCGACGGACCCGCGGAATTCCACTCCTACGTCGCGCCCCTTGTCGAGGGTGATCTCCATGATGACCGCTTCCACGTAAACCTGCCGGCGGCGGATGTCGAGCTTCTTTATGACGTCCACCAGCGTCAGGTAATCGTTGACCGATGCGATGATGATAAGGGAGTTGGTGGCCTTGTCAGCCGCGATCCGCACCCCTCCCTCCAGTTCCGCGGTAATGACCGACTTGACGGTGCCGGCAGGCCCCGCGGCGGCCGGTGCGGTCGGCGTTGTGGGCGCTCTCCCCGACAGGTTGGCGAGAACCTTTGCGACCTCCTCGGCGTCGGAGTGCTCCAGGTAGTAGACGTTGATCTTGCCGGTGTTCTCCGGCGATGGGATGTCGAGCTTCTTTATCAGGTCCTCGATGTCCGACATCAGGTCCGCGCCGGCAAGGACGATCAGGCTGTTTGTCCGCACGTCCGGGATGAACCGGATCGCGCCGCCGCGTCCCTTGCCGCGGCGGACCGCCCTGGCTCCGGCGCCCGCCTGGCCGGGAGCCGCAGGAGCCGTTCCCGCGCCCGTGTAGAGCGAATCGAGCGTCCTGGCGATTTCGGTGACCGATGCATACTTGAAAGGAAAGATCCTGAGAATGCCCGAAGTGCCCTCCACGTCAAGTTCGGCCAGTATCTTCATGACACGGTCGATGTTGGAGCGCGAATCGATGAGGATCAGCATGTTCGACGCCGGGAAGGCGGTGAGCAGGCCGTCCTTTGAAACGATGGGAGAGAGCACGGGAACGATTTCGGCGGTGTCCGTGTATTGAAGCGGGATCAGGCGGGTGATGAATTCCGAGGCGGAGGCCGGTTCTCCGGCCCGCGCCGTGGGGAGGCTGTCCTGCTTGGCGTCGCGAAGCGCGATGATCTTGATCGCGTTCCCCTGCTCGATGGTGGCGAATCCCTTGACCTGGAGGACGGAAAGAAAGACGTTGTAGGCGTCCTCCACGCTGATCTTGCGGGGGGAGATGATCGTGATCTTCCCCTGCACACGCTCGTCGAAAATGAAGTTCTTCCGGGTCTGCTCGCTGATGAACTTGATCAGGACGGGGAGGTCGACGTCCGTGAAATCCATGGAAATGTATACCGGCATCCGTTTCGTTTCGGCCTGCTGGGGAAGCGGCGCCTGGATCGGCGGTTGGGGAGGCGGCGCCTGTACCGGTGCAGGAGGAGGCTCGGCCGGTCGTAGAATCCGTTCGGGAGGAGGCTGGACGGGAGGTTGCGGGGGAGCCGCCTGCGGAATTACGGGTTCCTCCCTTATCGGCGGCGCCGTATTGTCCGCGGACGGCGGGGGAGCGGAAGCCTGGTTGTCGGAAGCCGGGGAAGGGACCGCCTGCGGAGGATCCGCCGCTTGCGCGGTCGCGGCGAGGAGACATATCGCCGCCAGCCATGCACCCGTTTTTTTCATCGCGCGCTCCCTCTTCATCGGATTTCGTACGTGATCGTGCTTTTCTGCCCCTGGCGGAGAATGTTGACGGTTACGCGCTTTTCATCCTTGAGGTTCTGGAAGATCGTGTACATCTTGTCGGGGGTGCTGAGCTCCACGTTGTTGATTTGCTGGATTACGTCCCCGTTTTTGAATCCCAGCTGTTCGAAGGCGGAT
This window harbors:
- a CDS encoding type II secretion system F family protein, yielding MPTYNYTAITKTGEERKGNVDADNLSAARRKLHAEGAYPVTLAESAGKEKLFPTFSLLGRQEFLPLLTRQLATLVGAGVPVVSALQSVSSQMEDSEGRRVVVEMQEAVRGGMPFGRAIEAHPDMFPELYASMVRAGEESGMLSLSLSRLADHLEGMAKTKNRVRAALTYPILMAVVATLVVIFLLTVVVPKIVGVFSHLGRALPLPTRILIFVTDVFSAGWWAMLILAAAGILAARRHLATERGKRRRDNLILRFPLIGRLAHLSALSRFCRTLSTLVAGAIPVDKGLRIVAPVVGNMVISERIAAAADRVVEGAPLSEALRVHAEIPPTLVQMVAVGEESGKLDFILSKMADAIDGEIETRLSRLLSLLEPIIILLMGMVVAGIVISVLLPLLEISQIVR
- the gspE gene encoding type II secretion system ATPase GspE; the encoded protein is MSGNPRQEAIQDLDALAPETDLLGKLPIGYARKHLLLPCRDADGSLVLLSGRPDVPETIDEVRFLVGPIRVLPAPGDAILKKIDAAYEKIHAPERELVDGLSGEWNLDVEAAIEETRDLLETPDEAPVIKFVHSLLFRAIKERSSDIHVEPYEKELSVRNRIDGILYPMVTAPRKWHAPVVSRIKVMAGLDIAERRLPQDGRIKIRIGGKEIDIRVSIVPTAFGERAVLRLLDRSSILVGLEDIGLAPEDLLQFERFLSRANGIVLVTGPTGSGKTTTLYAALRRLDSGTKNIITIEDPIEYQIQGIGQIQVNPKIQLTFANGLRSILRQDPDIIMVGEIRDAETAEIAIQASLTGHLVLSTLHTNDSASAVTRLVDMGIEPFLVASSLSAVVAQRLIRRLCPACRVPYDPTPAQWGKLGLSAAPSGPFYTAAGCPGCMNTGYLGRIGIFEVLPADEKVRSLVLTRADADGIKSFAVSRGMKTILAGGAQKVCDGTTSAEEVLRVTQED
- the gspD gene encoding type II secretion system secretin GspD, which codes for MKKTGAWLAAICLLAATAQAADPPQAVPSPASDNQASAPPPSADNTAPPIREEPVIPQAAPPQPPVQPPPERILRPAEPPPAPVQAPPPQPPIQAPLPQQAETKRMPVYISMDFTDVDLPVLIKFISEQTRKNFIFDERVQGKITIISPRKISVEDAYNVFLSVLQVKGFATIEQGNAIKIIALRDAKQDSLPTARAGEPASASEFITRLIPLQYTDTAEIVPVLSPIVSKDGLLTAFPASNMLILIDSRSNIDRVMKILAELDVEGTSGILRIFPFKYASVTEIARTLDSLYTGAGTAPAAPGQAGAGARAVRRGKGRGGAIRFIPDVRTNSLIVLAGADLMSDIEDLIKKLDIPSPENTGKINVYYLEHSDAEEVAKVLANLSGRAPTTPTAPAAAGPAGTVKSVITAELEGGVRIAADKATNSLIIIASVNDYLTLVDVIKKLDIRRRQVYVEAVIMEITLDKGRDVGVEFRGSVASAANKGALLSGTNFDFQGNVNELFSALASGNPLVFSGTGLIAGGILGNVTLPDGTQIPAVTAILRAAQTSDNINVLSSPHLLTLDNKEAEIIVGQNVPFITSQSRDSTNLANTINTIERKDVGITLRLTPHIHESEYVNLEIYQESSAILGTQLLNANQVGPTTTKRSAKTSVLVKNGNTVVMGGMMQDSLTVSESQVPLLGDIPLLGNLFKFKSVARNKTNLLIFLTPHVIKEPTDMAKIGERKQAQMDEFIKRKDGLTEQKMPRPGALANP